From the genome of Gracilinanus agilis isolate LMUSP501 chromosome 2, AgileGrace, whole genome shotgun sequence, one region includes:
- the COMMD4 gene encoding COMM domain-containing protein 4, with product MRFRFCGDLDCPDWVLAEISTLAKISSVKLKLICSQVLKDLLGQGIDFEKILKLTADAKFESGDVKATVAVLSFIISSAAKHNVDSESLSSELQQLGLPKEHASGLCRSYEEKQGPLQESLRGSSLRLSRLESVGWRVDYTVTSSQLCHVHEPEVHLRLDVRQEPDGPAEPIAMTLSVKKFQVLLSELKQAQALMGSLG from the exons ATG AGGTTCCGGTTCTGTGGTGACCTGGACTGTCCAGATTGGGTCCTAGCAGAGATCAGCACATTGGCCAAGATT TCTTCCGTCAAGCTGAAGCTGATCTGCAGCCAGGTTCTGAAGGACCTTCTGGGGCAGGGGATTGAC TTTGAGAAAATTCTGAAACTTACAGCCGATGCCAAGTTTG agtctGGTGACGTCAAGGCCACCGTCGCGGTGCTCAGTTTTATCATCTCCAGCGCAGCCAAACACAATGTGGACAGCGAGTCCCTCTCCAGTGAGCTACAGCAGCTGGGGCTCCCCAAAG AACACGCCTCCGGATTGTGCCGTTCCTATGAGGAGAAGCAGGGCCCTCTGCAGGAGAGCTTGAGGGGCAGCAGCCTGAGGC TGAGCAGACTAGAGAGTGTTGGCTGGCGTGTGGACTACACGGTGACCTCCAGCCAGCTCTGCCATGTTCATGAGCCAGAGGTGCACCTGAGGCTGGATGTTCGGCAGGAGCCAGACGGTCCAGCAGAGCCCATCGCCATGACGCTGTCCGTGAAGAAGTTCCAAGTTCTGTTGTCag AACTCAAACAAGCACAAGCCTTGATGGGTTCCCTTGGCTGA